TAGATCAAACTCAAGAAATAATCCCAAAGAATGCCTTTTTATTATCCCTTTTATCTAATAGAGATCAAACCGTATTAGAAAGCCTCTCTACAGAAGACCGCGCTTCTATTGTTATTTTATCCTATATATTCACAAAAGCTCTATTTGAAAAAGCATCTTTTGAAATAGATCCCTCATCAGAAAAAGACGCTACTATATCACACTTTGGGTCACGCCTAAAAAAAATCGACCTTATAACGCATCCGGATAAAAGAGCCCCTACTATGATTGATTCGGAAAAAGATCTGTACGATCTTATTTATAATGTGAATCAGATCTGTAAAGAACTTTTCAGGTCTCTTGATTCAGAACAACAGAATGGCGTTTTGTCCACTTTAGCCTGCATTTCCCACAAAGTCGAATCAGTGGCATAATCTCGACTTTGCAATTTTTTGGGCCCGCCTGCCTCGGTCTTTTGCGCATCATGCGCTCGATCTATGGTCGAACTGGGAGATTATTAAAACCGGGAAGGGGTAAAAACCCCTTCCCGGTTTTAATAACTCCCCCGAAAACAAATATCCCGAGGCCTTCGGGTCCCAAAAAATTACAAAGTCGAGATAATCCCCCTCTTGCATCTTAGAGGTGAAGTTGGCATAATCGGTTTTTTCTAAAATGAAGTCATTGAAGGAACCTGTTTATATGCTCGATTTTAAGAAGTTACGCGACTGCCTCGATATTGCCGACCGAAAACTCAAGCAAAAAGAGGGCGATGCCGACCTCAAGAAGGCGCTCTCCCTATATGATGCGTTTTGCTCCGTGAAAATCAAGCTCGAAAATAAGCAGTCGATGATGAATCAAGCCTCAAAGCAGATTGGCGAAGCCAAACGAAGAGGAGAATCATGCGATACGATTCTTAGGCAAGTGAGTGCTTTAAAAGAAGAAATCGCCCTTCTGAATGATGAGCTGAAATCAGCTGAATCTCAATATATGGATGTGGCTGCTCGCCTCCCCAATATGCCCATGGATGAAGTGAAAGAATCGCTCGATCCGGCCGATAATGTCGAGATCATGCGCCATGGCGAAAAACCCCACTTTTCTTTTGAGCCCAAAAATCATGTGGAGCTCAATGAAAGCCTGAACCTATTTGACTTCAAGCGAGGCGCTAAATTGTCAGGATCGGGATGGCCGGTTTATAGTGGACTTGGAGCACGCCTAGAGTGGGCCCTCATTCAATTTATGATCGATTTCCATATTCAAAACGGTTTTCACATGATCATGCCTCCTCATCTTGTTCGGCAAGATGCGATGTATGGCGCAGGTCAATTGCCCAAGTTTGGCCATCAGCTCTTTAGAGTGCGCGAC
The sequence above is a segment of the Simkaniaceae bacterium genome. Coding sequences within it:
- the serS gene encoding serine--tRNA ligase; this translates as MLDFKKLRDCLDIADRKLKQKEGDADLKKALSLYDAFCSVKIKLENKQSMMNQASKQIGEAKRRGESCDTILRQVSALKEEIALLNDELKSAESQYMDVAARLPNMPMDEVKESLDPADNVEIMRHGEKPHFSFEPKNHVELNESLNLFDFKRGAKLSGSGWPVYSGLGARLEWALIQFMIDFHIQNGFHMIMPPHLVRQDAMYGAGQLPKFGHQLFRVRDEDYDLYLIPTAEVALNGLHQNEIIEGDLPKRYVAYTPCFRREAGGLGAQERGLIRVHQFNKVEMFCYAKPEESEKVHGEMILAAESLLQQLGLHYRNMLLVTGDTSFSSAKTVDIEVWLPGQNRYYEVSSISNCTDFQARRSQIRYRNADKKAEYVHTLNGSGLATSRVMVALLENFQQEDGSVLIPEVLQKYLNGLKVLTPESSR